A single genomic interval of Melanotaenia boesemani isolate fMelBoe1 chromosome 4, fMelBoe1.pri, whole genome shotgun sequence harbors:
- the LOC121638919 gene encoding mitogen-activated protein kinase kinase kinase 1b-like isoform X1 — translation MLVSESGKNRSQKKSCQSRSQEKVVRTTAMSLKCDNAVPYITQSATKASQTSQPRETKMEKIKRYEELRRELDNGNISYPSTTPHLFNIITAMYIILSGEITQKGFDARVKTLLSSAQREVGPSETHAVLTAAQVFESAKKLVKKKQFPLRRPAQKNFFKIRMTPMEWKSRTKLSSGRFVKLVLDEAPPRVIFNGHETYDDLVKAGRERFWLKEEDKDGYEYTLCHADGTRWSKQEFEQEHLTLSEISNPWKRTLYIGKKELEVVCLGEEIPTSAPGSSADDVLREHEDRPTSAQLSAGPESERVSEDIVVGANELVGPQSAAAGASAEVAQFASMTPPTLPSLYLPRVPFVDVSFIKYDEDKLLGEGNFGKVYAGSFQGTPAAVKRILCTEGKHEDDIQHEIRVSLRLSHPNVVRLLAVARTDAFFLLATEYIHGATLDAVLHKVDCQIQFEGDDGTFVALDLSMAIEYVHSQRVVHQDIKPANVMVHHRTKRAVLTDWGLANIRDTVILRQGSRQLSHAVGPTGGTLLYMAPECVVKYQDASFQTDVWSLGATIVEIFTGSFPWTVRKQKELAALMAAGTPPHALTQLEGRCDYLHSIFSYNPSERPTASQIVELIKSQVDLQSRYGYTW, via the exons ATGTTAGTGTCAGAGTCAGGAAAAAA tcggagtcagaaaaaaagttgtcagagtcgGAGTCAGGAAAAAGTTGTCAGAACGACAGCTATGTCACTAAAATGCGACAACGCTGTACCATACATCACACAGTCCGCGACGAAGGCCAGTCAAACGTCTCAACCACGGGAAACG aaaatggaaaaaataaaacgcTACGAGGAGCTGAGGAGAGAGCTTGACAATGGTAACATTTCTTATCCATCAACAACACCACATTTGTTTAATATTATCACTGCAATGTATATCATTCTTTCAGGCGAAATCACCCAGAAAGGTTTTGACGCCAGAGTCAAAACCCTGCTGTCCAGCGCACAGAGAGAGG TTGGTCCATCAGAGACACATGCAGTTTTGA CTGCAGCACAAGTCTTTGAATCAGCCAAaaagctggtaaaaaaaaaacaatttcctcTCCGCAGACCGGCTCAAAAGAACTTTTTCAAG ATAAGAATGACCCCCATGGAGTGGAAGTCAAGGACTAAGTTGTCCTCTGGGAGATTTGTTAAACTGGTTTTAGACGAAGCTCCACCAAGAGTCATCTTTAACGGCCATGAAACTTATGATGACCTGGTCAAAGCTGGAAGGGAGCGTTTCTGGTTGAAAGAAGAGGATAAAGACGGTTATGAATACACACTCTGCCATGCTGATGGCACAAGGTGGTCGAAACAGGAATTTGAGCAGGAGCATCTCACTCTCTCAGAAATCTCCAACCCCTGGAAGCGAACACTTTATATTGGAAAGAAGGAGCTGG AGGTTGTGTGTCTTGGGGAGGAGATACCCACCTCTG CACCAGGTTCATCAGCTGATGATGTCTTAAGAGAACATGAG GACAGACCCACGTCAGCTCAGTTGAGCGCAGGGCCAGAGAGTGAGCGAGTCAGTGAGGACATAGTAGTAGGGGCAAATGAACTTGTAGGGCCACAGAGTGCAGCAGCAGGAGCATCTGCCGAAGTTGCTCAGTTTGCATCCATGACACCTCCCACTCTCCCATCCT TATATCTCCCCCGTGTCCCATTTGTGGATGTCTCCTTCATCAAATATGATGAAGACAAGCTACTTGGTGAGGGGAACTTTGGAAAAGTCTATGCTGGCTCCTTTCAGGGCACTCCTGCTGCAGTGAAACGCATCTTATGCACAGAGGGAAAACATGAAGATGATATACAGCATGAAATTCGTGTGTCCTT GAGATTGTCACACCCCAATGTTGTCCGACTCCTGGCAGTTGCCCGCACGGACGCATTCTTCCTGCTGGCAACGGAGTACATTCATGGGGCCACATTGGATGCAGTCCTTCACAAAGTGGATTGTCAGATACAg TTTGAAGGAGACGACGGCACATTTGTTGCCCTGGATTTGTCTATGGCTATTGAATATGTTCACAGCCAAAGGGTAGTGCACCAAGACATAAAGCCAGCTAATGTCATG GTGCACCATCGAACCAAACGTGCCGTGCTAACGGACTGGGGTCTGGCAAATATTCGCGACACTGTCATCCTGCGACAAGGCAGCAGGCAGCTTTCGCATGCTGTCGGACCAACTGGGGGAACACTTCTATACATGGCGCCTGAATGTGTAGTCAAATATCAGGATGCCAGTTTTCAGACTGATGTGTGGTCTCTGGGGGCTACCATTGTTGAGATATTCACTGGGTCCTTCCCATGGACAGTGAGGAAGCAAAAGGAGTTGGCCGCACTCATGGCAGCTGGGACTCCACCACATGCCCTGACCCAACTGGAGGGCAGATGTGATTACTTGCACAGCATTTTTAGTTACAACCCTTCTGAGAGGCCAACAGCCTCTCAGATTGTTGAGTTGATTAAGTCACAAGTAGATTTGCAGAGCCGGTATGGCTACACTTGGTAA
- the LOC121638919 gene encoding mitogen-activated protein kinase kinase kinase 5-like isoform X3 has protein sequence MEKIKRYEELRRELDNGEITQKGFDARVKTLLSSAQREVGPSETHAVLTAAQVFESAKKLVKKKQFPLRRPAQKNFFKIRMTPMEWKSRTKLSSGRFVKLVLDEAPPRVIFNGHETYDDLVKAGRERFWLKEEDKDGYEYTLCHADGTRWSKQEFEQEHLTLSEISNPWKRTLYIGKKELEVVCLGEEIPTSAPGSSADDVLREHEDRPTSAQLSAGPESERVSEDIVVGANELVGPQSAAAGASAEVAQFASMTPPTLPSLYLPRVPFVDVSFIKYDEDKLLGEGNFGKVYAGSFQGTPAAVKRILCTEGKHEDDIQHEIRVSLRLSHPNVVRLLAVARTDAFFLLATEYIHGATLDAVLHKVDCQIQFEGDDGTFVALDLSMAIEYVHSQRVVHQDIKPANVMVHHRTKRAVLTDWGLANIRDTVILRQGSRQLSHAVGPTGGTLLYMAPECVVKYQDASFQTDVWSLGATIVEIFTGSFPWTVRKQKELAALMAAGTPPHALTQLEGRCDYLHSIFSYNPSERPTASQIVELIKSQVDLQSRYGYTW, from the exons atggaaaaaataaaacgcTACGAGGAGCTGAGGAGAGAGCTTGACAATG GCGAAATCACCCAGAAAGGTTTTGACGCCAGAGTCAAAACCCTGCTGTCCAGCGCACAGAGAGAGG TTGGTCCATCAGAGACACATGCAGTTTTGA CTGCAGCACAAGTCTTTGAATCAGCCAAaaagctggtaaaaaaaaaacaatttcctcTCCGCAGACCGGCTCAAAAGAACTTTTTCAAG ATAAGAATGACCCCCATGGAGTGGAAGTCAAGGACTAAGTTGTCCTCTGGGAGATTTGTTAAACTGGTTTTAGACGAAGCTCCACCAAGAGTCATCTTTAACGGCCATGAAACTTATGATGACCTGGTCAAAGCTGGAAGGGAGCGTTTCTGGTTGAAAGAAGAGGATAAAGACGGTTATGAATACACACTCTGCCATGCTGATGGCACAAGGTGGTCGAAACAGGAATTTGAGCAGGAGCATCTCACTCTCTCAGAAATCTCCAACCCCTGGAAGCGAACACTTTATATTGGAAAGAAGGAGCTGG AGGTTGTGTGTCTTGGGGAGGAGATACCCACCTCTG CACCAGGTTCATCAGCTGATGATGTCTTAAGAGAACATGAG GACAGACCCACGTCAGCTCAGTTGAGCGCAGGGCCAGAGAGTGAGCGAGTCAGTGAGGACATAGTAGTAGGGGCAAATGAACTTGTAGGGCCACAGAGTGCAGCAGCAGGAGCATCTGCCGAAGTTGCTCAGTTTGCATCCATGACACCTCCCACTCTCCCATCCT TATATCTCCCCCGTGTCCCATTTGTGGATGTCTCCTTCATCAAATATGATGAAGACAAGCTACTTGGTGAGGGGAACTTTGGAAAAGTCTATGCTGGCTCCTTTCAGGGCACTCCTGCTGCAGTGAAACGCATCTTATGCACAGAGGGAAAACATGAAGATGATATACAGCATGAAATTCGTGTGTCCTT GAGATTGTCACACCCCAATGTTGTCCGACTCCTGGCAGTTGCCCGCACGGACGCATTCTTCCTGCTGGCAACGGAGTACATTCATGGGGCCACATTGGATGCAGTCCTTCACAAAGTGGATTGTCAGATACAg TTTGAAGGAGACGACGGCACATTTGTTGCCCTGGATTTGTCTATGGCTATTGAATATGTTCACAGCCAAAGGGTAGTGCACCAAGACATAAAGCCAGCTAATGTCATG GTGCACCATCGAACCAAACGTGCCGTGCTAACGGACTGGGGTCTGGCAAATATTCGCGACACTGTCATCCTGCGACAAGGCAGCAGGCAGCTTTCGCATGCTGTCGGACCAACTGGGGGAACACTTCTATACATGGCGCCTGAATGTGTAGTCAAATATCAGGATGCCAGTTTTCAGACTGATGTGTGGTCTCTGGGGGCTACCATTGTTGAGATATTCACTGGGTCCTTCCCATGGACAGTGAGGAAGCAAAAGGAGTTGGCCGCACTCATGGCAGCTGGGACTCCACCACATGCCCTGACCCAACTGGAGGGCAGATGTGATTACTTGCACAGCATTTTTAGTTACAACCCTTCTGAGAGGCCAACAGCCTCTCAGATTGTTGAGTTGATTAAGTCACAAGTAGATTTGCAGAGCCGGTATGGCTACACTTGGTAA
- the LOC121638919 gene encoding mitogen-activated protein kinase kinase kinase 1b-like isoform X2, with the protein MLVSESGKNRSQKKSCQSRSQEKVVRTTAMSLKCDNAVPYITQSATKASQTSQPRETKMEKIKRYEELRRELDNGEITQKGFDARVKTLLSSAQREVGPSETHAVLTAAQVFESAKKLVKKKQFPLRRPAQKNFFKIRMTPMEWKSRTKLSSGRFVKLVLDEAPPRVIFNGHETYDDLVKAGRERFWLKEEDKDGYEYTLCHADGTRWSKQEFEQEHLTLSEISNPWKRTLYIGKKELEVVCLGEEIPTSAPGSSADDVLREHEDRPTSAQLSAGPESERVSEDIVVGANELVGPQSAAAGASAEVAQFASMTPPTLPSLYLPRVPFVDVSFIKYDEDKLLGEGNFGKVYAGSFQGTPAAVKRILCTEGKHEDDIQHEIRVSLRLSHPNVVRLLAVARTDAFFLLATEYIHGATLDAVLHKVDCQIQFEGDDGTFVALDLSMAIEYVHSQRVVHQDIKPANVMVHHRTKRAVLTDWGLANIRDTVILRQGSRQLSHAVGPTGGTLLYMAPECVVKYQDASFQTDVWSLGATIVEIFTGSFPWTVRKQKELAALMAAGTPPHALTQLEGRCDYLHSIFSYNPSERPTASQIVELIKSQVDLQSRYGYTW; encoded by the exons ATGTTAGTGTCAGAGTCAGGAAAAAA tcggagtcagaaaaaaagttgtcagagtcgGAGTCAGGAAAAAGTTGTCAGAACGACAGCTATGTCACTAAAATGCGACAACGCTGTACCATACATCACACAGTCCGCGACGAAGGCCAGTCAAACGTCTCAACCACGGGAAACG aaaatggaaaaaataaaacgcTACGAGGAGCTGAGGAGAGAGCTTGACAATG GCGAAATCACCCAGAAAGGTTTTGACGCCAGAGTCAAAACCCTGCTGTCCAGCGCACAGAGAGAGG TTGGTCCATCAGAGACACATGCAGTTTTGA CTGCAGCACAAGTCTTTGAATCAGCCAAaaagctggtaaaaaaaaaacaatttcctcTCCGCAGACCGGCTCAAAAGAACTTTTTCAAG ATAAGAATGACCCCCATGGAGTGGAAGTCAAGGACTAAGTTGTCCTCTGGGAGATTTGTTAAACTGGTTTTAGACGAAGCTCCACCAAGAGTCATCTTTAACGGCCATGAAACTTATGATGACCTGGTCAAAGCTGGAAGGGAGCGTTTCTGGTTGAAAGAAGAGGATAAAGACGGTTATGAATACACACTCTGCCATGCTGATGGCACAAGGTGGTCGAAACAGGAATTTGAGCAGGAGCATCTCACTCTCTCAGAAATCTCCAACCCCTGGAAGCGAACACTTTATATTGGAAAGAAGGAGCTGG AGGTTGTGTGTCTTGGGGAGGAGATACCCACCTCTG CACCAGGTTCATCAGCTGATGATGTCTTAAGAGAACATGAG GACAGACCCACGTCAGCTCAGTTGAGCGCAGGGCCAGAGAGTGAGCGAGTCAGTGAGGACATAGTAGTAGGGGCAAATGAACTTGTAGGGCCACAGAGTGCAGCAGCAGGAGCATCTGCCGAAGTTGCTCAGTTTGCATCCATGACACCTCCCACTCTCCCATCCT TATATCTCCCCCGTGTCCCATTTGTGGATGTCTCCTTCATCAAATATGATGAAGACAAGCTACTTGGTGAGGGGAACTTTGGAAAAGTCTATGCTGGCTCCTTTCAGGGCACTCCTGCTGCAGTGAAACGCATCTTATGCACAGAGGGAAAACATGAAGATGATATACAGCATGAAATTCGTGTGTCCTT GAGATTGTCACACCCCAATGTTGTCCGACTCCTGGCAGTTGCCCGCACGGACGCATTCTTCCTGCTGGCAACGGAGTACATTCATGGGGCCACATTGGATGCAGTCCTTCACAAAGTGGATTGTCAGATACAg TTTGAAGGAGACGACGGCACATTTGTTGCCCTGGATTTGTCTATGGCTATTGAATATGTTCACAGCCAAAGGGTAGTGCACCAAGACATAAAGCCAGCTAATGTCATG GTGCACCATCGAACCAAACGTGCCGTGCTAACGGACTGGGGTCTGGCAAATATTCGCGACACTGTCATCCTGCGACAAGGCAGCAGGCAGCTTTCGCATGCTGTCGGACCAACTGGGGGAACACTTCTATACATGGCGCCTGAATGTGTAGTCAAATATCAGGATGCCAGTTTTCAGACTGATGTGTGGTCTCTGGGGGCTACCATTGTTGAGATATTCACTGGGTCCTTCCCATGGACAGTGAGGAAGCAAAAGGAGTTGGCCGCACTCATGGCAGCTGGGACTCCACCACATGCCCTGACCCAACTGGAGGGCAGATGTGATTACTTGCACAGCATTTTTAGTTACAACCCTTCTGAGAGGCCAACAGCCTCTCAGATTGTTGAGTTGATTAAGTCACAAGTAGATTTGCAGAGCCGGTATGGCTACACTTGGTAA
- the LOC121638919 gene encoding mitogen-activated protein kinase kinase kinase 1-like isoform X4, which produces MLVSESGKNRSQKKSCQSRSQEKVVRTTAMSLKCDNAVPYITQSATKASQTSQPRETKMEKIKRYEELRRELDNGNISYPSTTPHLFNIITAMYIILSGEITQKGFDARVKTLLSSAQREVGPSETHAVLTAAQVFESAKKLVKKKQFPLRRPAQKNFFKIRMTPMEWKSRTKLSSGRFVKLVLDEAPPRVIFNGHETYDDLVKAGRERFWLKEEDKDGYEYTLCHADGTRWSKQEFEQEHLTLSEISNPWKRTLYIGKKELEVVCLGEEIPTSAPGSSADDVLREHEGTPAAVKRILCTEGKHEDDIQHEIRVSLRLSHPNVVRLLAVARTDAFFLLATEYIHGATLDAVLHKVDCQIQFEGDDGTFVALDLSMAIEYVHSQRVVHQDIKPANVMVHHRTKRAVLTDWGLANIRDTVILRQGSRQLSHAVGPTGGTLLYMAPECVVKYQDASFQTDVWSLGATIVEIFTGSFPWTVRKQKELAALMAAGTPPHALTQLEGRCDYLHSIFSYNPSERPTASQIVELIKSQVDLQSRYGYTW; this is translated from the exons ATGTTAGTGTCAGAGTCAGGAAAAAA tcggagtcagaaaaaaagttgtcagagtcgGAGTCAGGAAAAAGTTGTCAGAACGACAGCTATGTCACTAAAATGCGACAACGCTGTACCATACATCACACAGTCCGCGACGAAGGCCAGTCAAACGTCTCAACCACGGGAAACG aaaatggaaaaaataaaacgcTACGAGGAGCTGAGGAGAGAGCTTGACAATGGTAACATTTCTTATCCATCAACAACACCACATTTGTTTAATATTATCACTGCAATGTATATCATTCTTTCAGGCGAAATCACCCAGAAAGGTTTTGACGCCAGAGTCAAAACCCTGCTGTCCAGCGCACAGAGAGAGG TTGGTCCATCAGAGACACATGCAGTTTTGA CTGCAGCACAAGTCTTTGAATCAGCCAAaaagctggtaaaaaaaaaacaatttcctcTCCGCAGACCGGCTCAAAAGAACTTTTTCAAG ATAAGAATGACCCCCATGGAGTGGAAGTCAAGGACTAAGTTGTCCTCTGGGAGATTTGTTAAACTGGTTTTAGACGAAGCTCCACCAAGAGTCATCTTTAACGGCCATGAAACTTATGATGACCTGGTCAAAGCTGGAAGGGAGCGTTTCTGGTTGAAAGAAGAGGATAAAGACGGTTATGAATACACACTCTGCCATGCTGATGGCACAAGGTGGTCGAAACAGGAATTTGAGCAGGAGCATCTCACTCTCTCAGAAATCTCCAACCCCTGGAAGCGAACACTTTATATTGGAAAGAAGGAGCTGG AGGTTGTGTGTCTTGGGGAGGAGATACCCACCTCTG CACCAGGTTCATCAGCTGATGATGTCTTAAGAGAACATGAG GGCACTCCTGCTGCAGTGAAACGCATCTTATGCACAGAGGGAAAACATGAAGATGATATACAGCATGAAATTCGTGTGTCCTT GAGATTGTCACACCCCAATGTTGTCCGACTCCTGGCAGTTGCCCGCACGGACGCATTCTTCCTGCTGGCAACGGAGTACATTCATGGGGCCACATTGGATGCAGTCCTTCACAAAGTGGATTGTCAGATACAg TTTGAAGGAGACGACGGCACATTTGTTGCCCTGGATTTGTCTATGGCTATTGAATATGTTCACAGCCAAAGGGTAGTGCACCAAGACATAAAGCCAGCTAATGTCATG GTGCACCATCGAACCAAACGTGCCGTGCTAACGGACTGGGGTCTGGCAAATATTCGCGACACTGTCATCCTGCGACAAGGCAGCAGGCAGCTTTCGCATGCTGTCGGACCAACTGGGGGAACACTTCTATACATGGCGCCTGAATGTGTAGTCAAATATCAGGATGCCAGTTTTCAGACTGATGTGTGGTCTCTGGGGGCTACCATTGTTGAGATATTCACTGGGTCCTTCCCATGGACAGTGAGGAAGCAAAAGGAGTTGGCCGCACTCATGGCAGCTGGGACTCCACCACATGCCCTGACCCAACTGGAGGGCAGATGTGATTACTTGCACAGCATTTTTAGTTACAACCCTTCTGAGAGGCCAACAGCCTCTCAGATTGTTGAGTTGATTAAGTCACAAGTAGATTTGCAGAGCCGGTATGGCTACACTTGGTAA
- the LOC121638919 gene encoding mitogen-activated protein kinase kinase kinase 2-like isoform X5 — translation MTPMEWKSRTKLSSGRFVKLVLDEAPPRVIFNGHETYDDLVKAGRERFWLKEEDKDGYEYTLCHADGTRWSKQEFEQEHLTLSEISNPWKRTLYIGKKELEVVCLGEEIPTSAPGSSADDVLREHEDRPTSAQLSAGPESERVSEDIVVGANELVGPQSAAAGASAEVAQFASMTPPTLPSLYLPRVPFVDVSFIKYDEDKLLGEGNFGKVYAGSFQGTPAAVKRILCTEGKHEDDIQHEIRVSLRLSHPNVVRLLAVARTDAFFLLATEYIHGATLDAVLHKVDCQIQFEGDDGTFVALDLSMAIEYVHSQRVVHQDIKPANVMVHHRTKRAVLTDWGLANIRDTVILRQGSRQLSHAVGPTGGTLLYMAPECVVKYQDASFQTDVWSLGATIVEIFTGSFPWTVRKQKELAALMAAGTPPHALTQLEGRCDYLHSIFSYNPSERPTASQIVELIKSQVDLQSRYGYTW, via the exons ATGACCCCCATGGAGTGGAAGTCAAGGACTAAGTTGTCCTCTGGGAGATTTGTTAAACTGGTTTTAGACGAAGCTCCACCAAGAGTCATCTTTAACGGCCATGAAACTTATGATGACCTGGTCAAAGCTGGAAGGGAGCGTTTCTGGTTGAAAGAAGAGGATAAAGACGGTTATGAATACACACTCTGCCATGCTGATGGCACAAGGTGGTCGAAACAGGAATTTGAGCAGGAGCATCTCACTCTCTCAGAAATCTCCAACCCCTGGAAGCGAACACTTTATATTGGAAAGAAGGAGCTGG AGGTTGTGTGTCTTGGGGAGGAGATACCCACCTCTG CACCAGGTTCATCAGCTGATGATGTCTTAAGAGAACATGAG GACAGACCCACGTCAGCTCAGTTGAGCGCAGGGCCAGAGAGTGAGCGAGTCAGTGAGGACATAGTAGTAGGGGCAAATGAACTTGTAGGGCCACAGAGTGCAGCAGCAGGAGCATCTGCCGAAGTTGCTCAGTTTGCATCCATGACACCTCCCACTCTCCCATCCT TATATCTCCCCCGTGTCCCATTTGTGGATGTCTCCTTCATCAAATATGATGAAGACAAGCTACTTGGTGAGGGGAACTTTGGAAAAGTCTATGCTGGCTCCTTTCAGGGCACTCCTGCTGCAGTGAAACGCATCTTATGCACAGAGGGAAAACATGAAGATGATATACAGCATGAAATTCGTGTGTCCTT GAGATTGTCACACCCCAATGTTGTCCGACTCCTGGCAGTTGCCCGCACGGACGCATTCTTCCTGCTGGCAACGGAGTACATTCATGGGGCCACATTGGATGCAGTCCTTCACAAAGTGGATTGTCAGATACAg TTTGAAGGAGACGACGGCACATTTGTTGCCCTGGATTTGTCTATGGCTATTGAATATGTTCACAGCCAAAGGGTAGTGCACCAAGACATAAAGCCAGCTAATGTCATG GTGCACCATCGAACCAAACGTGCCGTGCTAACGGACTGGGGTCTGGCAAATATTCGCGACACTGTCATCCTGCGACAAGGCAGCAGGCAGCTTTCGCATGCTGTCGGACCAACTGGGGGAACACTTCTATACATGGCGCCTGAATGTGTAGTCAAATATCAGGATGCCAGTTTTCAGACTGATGTGTGGTCTCTGGGGGCTACCATTGTTGAGATATTCACTGGGTCCTTCCCATGGACAGTGAGGAAGCAAAAGGAGTTGGCCGCACTCATGGCAGCTGGGACTCCACCACATGCCCTGACCCAACTGGAGGGCAGATGTGATTACTTGCACAGCATTTTTAGTTACAACCCTTCTGAGAGGCCAACAGCCTCTCAGATTGTTGAGTTGATTAAGTCACAAGTAGATTTGCAGAGCCGGTATGGCTACACTTGGTAA